One window of the Schistocerca gregaria isolate iqSchGreg1 unplaced genomic scaffold, iqSchGreg1.2 ptg000599l, whole genome shotgun sequence genome contains the following:
- the LOC126316809 gene encoding uncharacterized protein LOC126316809 — MQYLHPIDHAIQTINFRLSEKIKESSRCEYVTYQIAVLLCAFASFHKKSFIELSFVSLLGFFANMLSTDLGIAVLPVPFLFSNFGQYDLFFGSILQSAISAVILSWSIQKKTWLSKLPGLPSWTLAIAIVLNTWIHMLGRLQYSDGPAVSLANLAMILIQYTLCLSFMSRESGSSFKVNELIISTELIIAGYTWCISTFNHWTDALIYEQFACLFFFASWVLIWSLHIDFSRHHTQIRHVIILLCQCVTMLICVPSKKFQVSYDMESTVLAKMFLTGYQLVVSEFVDWWLVKYYVAISIVFVLSATCFVYLNLHKSVNRSIQRKSFHFLALLLFVPGMLRCPYFLKFGFMIALILFNLEEHMRWKNFIYGRPRQIIDSFLLHVINSQTEVGPILTSHTYLLLGCGVSLLINRDLERVPYEDMLGPLLLLGIGDSFSSIVGQKLGRHRWPKTNKTVEGTISGIASTFVGFYALAWYKGLALQCVYKFFVATVFSFLIEAFTEGIDNLVLPIMFECIYKSNLLC; from the coding sequence atgcAGTATCTTCATCCAATCGACCATGCTATCCAGACAATCAATTTCCGGCTCagtgaaaaaattaaagaaagcagTCGATGTGAATATGTTACATATCAGATCGCGGTCCTTCTCTGCGCATTTGCTTCGTTCCATAAAAAGTCTTTCATCGAGCTGAGCTTCGTCAGTTTGTTGGGCTTTTTTGCCAACATGCTTTCGACTGATCTTGGAATTGCTGTTTTACCGGTTCCATTCCTATTCTCAAATTTTGGACAATATGATCTGTTTTTTGGCTCGATACTGCAGTCTGCAATTAGCGCTGTTATACTGAGTTGGAGTATACAAAAGAAAACGTGGCTTTCAAAATTACCCGGCCTTCCCAGCTGGACATTGGCAATAGCGATTGTTTTGAACACGTGGATACATATGCTAGGCCGTCTTCAATATTCAGATGGCCCTGCAGTTTCACTGGCCAACCTTGCAATGATTCTGATCCAATATACACTTTGTTTGTCGTTCATGTCTAGAGAATCGGGTAGCTCATTTAAAGTCAACGAGCTTATCATTTCTACAGAGCTCATCATCGCTGGATACACATGGTGCATATCGACATTCAATCATTGGACAGATGCGCTTATTTACGAACAGTtcgcttgtctttttttttttgcctcctgGGTCCTTATTTGGAGTTTGCATATAGACTTTTCAAGACATCATACCCAGATCAGACACGTGATCATCTTATTATGCCAATGTGTTACTATGCTTATTTGTGTCCCGTCAAAGAAGTTTCAGGTGTCTTATGACATGGAAAGCACGGTTTTAGCTAAAATGTTTCTCACTGGATACCAACTCGTTGTAAGTGAATTCGTTGACTGGTGGCTGGTGAAGTACTACGTGGCGATATCAATCGTTTTTGTGTTATCGGCTACGTGCTTTGTGTACCTGAATCTGCACAAGTCGGTTAACAGGTCTATACAAagaaaaagttttcattttttggcACTTCTTCTGTTTGTACCTGGAATGCTTCGTTGTCCTTACTTTCTGAAGTTTGGGTTCATGATCGCCCTTATTTTGTTTAATTTAGAGGAACACATGAGGTGGAAGAACTTCATATACGGAAGACCGCGCCAAATCATAGACTCGTTTTTGCTACACGTCATCAATTCTCAAACGGAAGTGGGTCCGATTCTTACATCGCATACATATTTGCTCTTGGGCTGCGGTGTTTCGCTATTGATAAACAGAGATTTAGAACGTGTGCCCTATGAAGACATGCTGGGGCCGTTGTTGCTGCTCGGAATTGGAGATTCGTTTTCATCTATCGTGGGACAGAAACTGGGTAGACATAGGTGGCCGAAGACGAACAAGACGGTGGAGGGGACGATATCGGGGATTGCATCTACTTTCGTGGGGTTTTATGCATTAGCTTGGTACAAGGGCTTGGCTCTTCAATGCGTATATAAATTTTTTGTAGCGACAGTGTTTTCTTTCCTAATCGAGGCCTTCACAGAAGGTATTGACAATCTCGTACTACCGATCATGTTCGAGTGCATTTACAAATCCAACCTGCTCTGTTAG
- the LOC126316811 gene encoding mitochondrial carnitine/acylcarnitine carrier protein-like: protein MEDSNKKRKAFDIKNAISGISGGAALVLSGHPLDTIKIRLQTQVKVDGVAPFAGPIDCVFKTVRNEGFRGLYKGVSSPLLGVPPIYSLVFFSYGTSKQMLSPRNAAPGELLSIPRIFLAGCITGVVTTIITTPIELLKSRLQIQYANPAHTLERYTGLLDCARKIVAKEGFRALYQGTVVTLYRDIPGTGSYFAMYELCCRLLLDPEHQSSLKKSLIILFAGGMGGIFNWLSVFPIDVIKSRIQTSPAQRYPPGTKGVVMCGLELVAAEGPKGLFKGLSPALIRAFPANACCFLAFELTLKLLNCI, encoded by the exons ATGGAAGACTCTAATAAAAAACGAAAAG CCTTCGATATTAAAAATGCAATATCTGGGATATCGGGGGGAGCAGCTCTTGTCCTTTCTGGACATCCGTTAGACACA ATTAAAATTAGGCTCCAGACTCAGGTGAAAGTAGACGGAGTGGCCCCATTTGCAGGACCTATAGATTGTGTATTTAAAACGGTTAGAAATGAGGGCTTTCGAGGTTTGTACAAAGGAGTCTCATCCCCTCTTCTTGGCGTTCCACCAATTTATTCGCTCGTGTTTTTCTCTTATGGCACATCTAAACAAATGCTGAGTCCACGCAATGCCGCGCCAGGCGAACTTCTTTCTATCCCTCGAATTTTCCTTGCGGGTTGTATCACAGGCGTCGTAACTACCATCATTACAACACCCATAGAATTGCTAAAGAGTCGCCTGCAAATCCAATATGCAAATCCAGCCCACACATTAGAGCGCTATACAGGACTTTTAGATTGTGCTCGTAAGATTGTTGCCAAAGAGGGGTTCAGAGCTTTATATCAAGGTACCGTCGTTACGTTATACCGCGATATCCCAGGTACTGGAAGCTACTTTGCCATGTACGAGCTTTGCTGTCGTCTACTGCTCGACCCGGAACATCAGTCTTCGCTGAAAAAATCCCTAATTATTCTCTTTGCGGGAGGTATGGGCGGTATATTCAACTGGCTGAGCGTTTTTCCTATAGACGTAATCAAGtccagaatacaaacgtctcctgcACAGAGATATCCACCCGGGACGAAAGGTGTTGTCATGTGCGGTCTAGAACTTGTGGCAGCAGAGGGTCCAAAGGGGCTCTTCAAAGGGCTTTCTCCCGCATTGATACGAGCCTTTCCGGCGAATGCATGTTGCTTTCTGGCCTTTGAGCTCACGTTAAAACTACTTAATTGCATATAA
- the LOC126316813 gene encoding uncharacterized protein LOC126316813 yields MALEASGSAYFKSAQLTTEYFSDLFSDFLLKPRTLSKHAKWQHDGAAEQPNTSHLKDVEGSVQGLSADRPQLSASSVSEQFDLPATPTEESTLHEDSGPSLPSSEIRPIDGLSYVPDGPIIGVNIESALETLRQKIRSKINFQNLPHKKALKSRRALSAKKSVQEKKTLSRRQLKNLKKRQKKEREAELLQSSKPSEPAQHKSEKASHVQVKKKGESISPKTEAAKNKAKGTKNKNFDLDINYGKLIASDSEEHAVDCIYPRSKRQLNEKRLEELTAHQEFMKKNPERQHQFKMEKAWDNTAKKLSGINPKDEIEVLKKTIKNKNRDKRRSARKWEERMKAVDANIKARQEKRAANIENRIKTLKEKKLLAILKRKQKKGVM; encoded by the exons ATGGCACTTGAAGCGTCCGGTTCCGCCTATTTTAAAAGTGCCCAACTGACTACAGAGT ATTTTAGCGACTTATTTTCGGATTTTTTGCTTAAACCTCGCACCCTGTCAAAGCATGCTAAG TGGCAACATGATGGCGCTGCCGAGCAACCGAATACATCTCACCTCAAGGACGTAGAAGGGTCTGTACAGGGCCTATCGGCAGACCGACCGCAGCTTTCCGCCTCTTCTGTTTCTGAGCAGTTTGATTTGCCCGCCACTCCCACAGAAGAAAGCACTCTTCACGAAGATTCTGGACCGAGTTTGCCAAGTAGCGAAATTCGGCCCATCGACGGTCTCTCTTACGTGCCGGACGGTCCCATCATAGGCGTCAATATTGAGTCGGCGTTAGAAACTCTGCGACAAAAGATTAGAAGCAAGATAAATTTTCAGAATTTACCTCATAAAAAGGCGCTCAAGTCTAGAAGAGCTttatcagctaaaaagtcagttcaagaaaaaaaaaccttgtctCGAAGACAATTAAAGAATTTGAAGAAGCGCCAGAAAAAAGAGCGAGAGGCCGAACTACTTCAATCGTCCAAGCCTAGCGAGCCGGCGCAACACAAATCAGAGAAGGCGAGTCATGTTCAAGTGAAGAAAAAGGGCGAATCAATTTCACCAAAAACCGAGGCTGCTAAAAACAAGGCCAAAGGCaccaaaaataaaaacttcgactTGGATATCAATTACGGAAAACTCATTGCTTCTGATTCTGAAGAGCATGCGGTTGATTGTATTTATCCAAGGTCCAAGAGACAGCTAAACGAAAAGCGCCTGGAAGAACTGACCGCCCATCAGGAATTCATGAAAAAAAATCCTGAACGACAGCACCAATTCAAGATGGAAAAGGCGTGGGATAATACGGCTAAAAAATTATCGGGTATCAACCCCAAAGATGAAATTGAAGTTTTGAAAAAGACCATCAAAAATAAAAACCGGGACAAAAGAAGGAGCGCTCGAAAATGGGAAGAAAGAATGAAGGCCGTTGATGCAAATATCAAAGCAAGGCAAGAAAAGAGAGCCGcgaatattgagaacagaattaaaacgctcaaagaaaagaagcttcTCGCAATACTAAAACGAAAGCAGAAGAAGGGCGTCATGTGA
- the LOC126316812 gene encoding uncharacterized protein LOC126316812, with amino-acid sequence MLCSICSCSKKSKHILLFPRWQNQSRSRWLVEKRHELLSEKCLYSNKSKSADKKFRYPIPWTDPAFYNKNSLERETRRVFDVCNGCRLCYSLCDSFPNLFDLVDGSKTEDVDSLSTTDFSKVVNSCTLCDMCYINKCPYTPPHPLNIDFPKLMLRHKSVETSGKHDVVKLDRFGIDRKLASVQESTGSKFGSDSTHRSATGVSNVDTMSKQSIFTKLMSKNYLHSLYTNMDLMGTIATSSRFMTNLVNWITQTTDPPSFARIILSKFAHIHERAKLPVYVSREETFVRSWKRLNQLPNKKAKAFATKKRITIYATCSVNFNKPHIGEAAHAVLLHNGIEPHVEYNRCCSMPQFEAGKLVRVAQVAIDLAERLCMYIKQGHDIVVLTPSCLLMMKQEWPLLIPNNENIHILSKNCYDLTEYMVKLKKEIGIVPIPELDTTVSLHHACHSRSQNVGFKALELLKMIPKLKIATIERCSGHGGSFGVQKKGFEIANKVGKNVFKQTLENIERCTTDEHFISSECPLSVEHIEQGVTDLAKQAGKILDRAKIQTKHPIEILARAYRLC; translated from the exons ATGTTGTGTTCGATTTGTTCTTGCTCAAAAAAGAGTAAGCACATTTTATTGTTCCCCCGCTGGCAAAACCAGTCGAGATCAAGATGGCTTGTTGAAAAGAGGCATGAG CTTTTGAGTGAAAAATGTCTCTACTCAAACAAATCGAAAAGTGCCGACAAGAAGTTTCGATATCCGATTCCTTGGACTGATCCAGCCTTTTATAATAAAAACTCACTTGAACGCGAAACTCGCCGTGTTTTTGACGTTTGCAATGGATGCAGACTTTGCTATTCCCTATGCGATTCTTTCCCCAATCTATTTGACCTGGTGGACGGGTCTAAGACAGAAGATGTTGATTCTCTCTCAACTACTGATTTTAGCAAAGTTGTCAACTCCTGTACATTATGCGACATGTGCTACATAAATAAATGCCCTTATACTCCGCCCCACCCCTTAAACATTGACTTCCCAAAACTCATGCTAAGACACAAATCAGTCGAAACTAGTGGCAAGCACGATGTCGTCAAGTTAGATCGATTTGGCATCGACCGTAAACTTGCGAGCGTTCAAGAATCAACCGGATCGAAGTTTGGATCTGATTCTACACATAGAAGCGCAACAGGCGTTTCAAATGTTGACACAATGTCTAAACAGTCAATATTTACGAAGTTGATGAGCAAAAACTATCTTCACAGCTTGTACACCAATATGGATCTCATGGGGACAATTGCGACTTCTAGCAGGTTTATGACGAACCTTGTTAATTGGATAACTCAGACTACAGATCCACCAAGTTTCGCACGAATTATATTGTCAAAATTTGCTCACATTCATGAACGTGCAAAATTGCCAGTATATGTTTCAAGAGAGGAGACTTTTGTTCGTAGCTGGAAACGTCTAAACCAGCTGCCAAATAAAAAGGCAaaagcatttgcaacaaaaaaGCGAATTACTATTTATGCGACTTGCAGTGTTAACTTCAATAAACCACACATCGGAGAAGCAGCTCATGCTGTGCTGTTGCATAATGGAATTGAACCGCATGTAGAATATAATCGTTGCTGTAGCATGCCTCAATTCGAAGCTGGTAAGCTAGTACGGGTCGCCCAGGTGGCGATTGATCTCGCGGAGAGGCTTTGCATGTACATTAAACAAGGGCACGATATCGTCGTGCTCACTCCCTCCTGTCTGCTAATGATGAAGCAAGAATGGCCTCTGCTTATACCCAATAATGAAAATATACACATTTTGAGCAAAAACTGCTACGACCTGACAGAATATATGGTCAAACTAAAAAAGGAAATTGGCATTGTACCGATTCCAGAATTGGACACAACAGTAAGTCTTCATCACGCGTGCCACTCCAGGTCTCAAAATGTTGGATTCAAAGCGCTGGAGTTATTGAAAATGATACCAAAACTGAAAATAGCAACCATAGAAAGATGCTCGGGACACGGTGGCTCATTTGGCGTACAAAAAAAGGGGTTTGAAATTGCCAACAAAGTAGGTAAAAATGTGTTCAAACAAACCTTAGAGAATATAGAAAGATGCACGACAGATGAGCATTTTATATCAAGTGAGTGTCCGTTGTCAGTCGAGCACATAGAACAAGGAGTCACAGATTTGGCGAAACAAGCAGGAAAAATTTTAGATCGAGCAAAAATTCAAACCAAACACCCGATAGAAATCTTGGCGCGGGCCTATCGGCTTTGTTAA